In Moorella sp. Hama-1, a single genomic region encodes these proteins:
- a CDS encoding chemotaxis protein CheD yields the protein MEALIKPQEVKVGIAEWQVLGAPGRLVTLGLGSCVGIALYDPRNRLGGLAHIMLPDSSQFQDRSNRAKFADLAIPDLVAALGRQGARPGRLVAKIAGGAQMFTSGDRHLSLLNIGQRNAAMVRKTLADLAIPLVAEDTGGNYGRTMIFDLEKGDVLIRTIGQPIKVI from the coding sequence TTGGAGGCTTTAATCAAACCACAAGAGGTTAAAGTAGGCATAGCCGAATGGCAAGTCCTGGGGGCACCAGGGCGCCTGGTTACCCTGGGCTTGGGCTCCTGCGTGGGCATCGCCCTTTATGATCCCCGGAACCGCCTGGGTGGGTTGGCCCACATTATGCTGCCGGACAGCAGCCAGTTCCAGGACCGCAGCAACCGGGCCAAGTTTGCCGACCTGGCCATCCCTGATCTGGTGGCGGCCCTGGGGCGGCAGGGCGCCCGGCCGGGGCGGCTGGTGGCCAAAATAGCCGGCGGCGCCCAGATGTTCACCTCCGGGGACCGGCACCTTTCCCTGTTAAATATCGGCCAGCGCAACGCCGCCATGGTGCGTAAAACCCTGGCCGATCTGGCCATCCCCTTGGTGGCGGAAGACACCGGCGGCAACTACGGTCGCACCATGATCTTTGACCTGGAAAAGGGTGATGTCCTGATCCGGACCATCGGCCAGCCTATCAAAGTAATTTAA
- a CDS encoding CheR family methyltransferase gives MDFAEFKQEVHRRFGLYLDGYKEPQLKRRIDSLMAVLQVPDYAAYLNLLAGDSQQWQRFIDKITINVSEFFRNPEIFARLEKEILPPLLATFHNLKVWSAGCADGPEPYSVAILLAELAPGGRHQIQATDIDPGALAAARRAVYGERSVQAVTPDRQARYFQREGEGFRLREQIRGMVNFRQLDLLKDPYGSGYHLLICRNVVIYFTAATQNELYRRFYQALAPGGVLFIGATESLFQYRELGYEKIAPWFYRRPA, from the coding sequence ATGGATTTTGCCGAGTTTAAACAGGAGGTGCACCGGCGCTTCGGCCTCTACCTGGACGGCTATAAAGAGCCCCAGCTGAAACGGCGCATTGACAGCCTGATGGCCGTCCTGCAGGTGCCCGATTACGCCGCCTACCTGAACCTGCTGGCCGGGGACAGCCAGCAGTGGCAGCGGTTTATTGATAAAATCACCATCAACGTTTCCGAGTTTTTTCGTAACCCGGAAATTTTTGCCAGGCTGGAGAAAGAGATTCTGCCGCCCCTGCTGGCTACCTTTCATAACCTGAAGGTCTGGAGCGCCGGCTGCGCCGACGGGCCCGAACCCTACTCGGTGGCCATTTTGCTGGCGGAACTGGCCCCAGGGGGCCGGCACCAGATCCAGGCCACAGATATTGACCCCGGCGCCCTGGCGGCGGCGCGCCGGGCCGTCTATGGCGAGCGCTCCGTCCAGGCCGTCACGCCTGACCGCCAGGCCCGTTATTTCCAGCGGGAAGGAGAAGGCTTCCGCCTCCGGGAGCAGATCCGGGGTATGGTCAATTTCCGCCAGCTGGATCTCTTAAAAGACCCCTACGGCAGCGGCTACCACCTGCTTATTTGCCGCAATGTAGTCATCTACTTTACCGCCGCCACCCAGAATGAACTCTACCGGCGTTTTTACCAGGCCCTGGCGCCGGGAGGCGTGCTCTTTATCGGCGCCACAGAGAGCCTGTTTCAATACCGGGAGCTGGGGTACGAAAAGATCGCCCCCTGGTTCTACCGCCGCCCTGCATAG
- a CDS encoding chemotaxis protein CheC, whose product MDTWDKLNALHLDALREIGNIGAGNAATSLAGLLNNRIQMTVPRAGVLPLKDIAGLVGNEEDPVACVEFTVTGPAPSKILFLLSEASAYLLVDLLLGRPRGTTTALEEMGSSVLTEVSNILTGSFLSAFADFTHLNFKPTVPAFAFDMLGAVLSSAFLEGGYFSDRALVIETRFYGEEITIDGHFFLIPEDRALGKILQSLGLQLD is encoded by the coding sequence ATGGATACCTGGGATAAACTCAACGCCCTGCACCTGGACGCCCTGAGGGAGATCGGCAATATCGGCGCCGGTAATGCCGCTACTTCCCTGGCCGGGCTCCTGAACAACCGGATCCAGATGACCGTACCCCGGGCCGGGGTCCTGCCCTTGAAGGATATAGCCGGCCTGGTGGGCAACGAGGAAGACCCGGTGGCCTGTGTGGAGTTTACCGTTACCGGCCCGGCCCCGAGCAAGATCCTTTTCCTCCTCAGCGAAGCCAGCGCCTACCTGCTGGTGGACCTGCTCCTGGGCCGGCCCCGGGGAACGACGACGGCCCTGGAGGAAATGGGGAGTTCCGTCCTGACGGAGGTCAGCAACATCCTGACGGGTTCCTTTTTAAGCGCCTTTGCCGATTTCACCCATCTCAATTTTAAACCCACAGTCCCGGCCTTTGCCTTTGATATGCTGGGGGCGGTCTTGAGTTCCGCCTTCCTGGAGGGGGGTTACTTTTCCGACCGGGCTTTAGTTATCGAGACGAGGTTTTATGGAGAAGAAATTACCATCGACGGGCACTTTTTCCTGATTCCTGAAGACCGGGCCCTGGGTAAAATCCTGCAATCCCTGGGGCTCCAGTTAGATTGA
- a CDS encoding response regulator — MGKRVLVVDDAAFMRMMIKDILLKNGYEIAGEAENGQKAVALYQELRPDVVTMDITMPEMDGIAAVKAIKQIDPQARIIMCSAMGQQLMVMEAIQAGARDFIVKPFQQDRVLQSLEKALA; from the coding sequence ATGGGCAAGCGCGTATTAGTTGTCGACGATGCGGCCTTCATGCGCATGATGATCAAAGACATCCTGCTGAAAAACGGTTATGAAATAGCCGGCGAAGCGGAAAACGGGCAGAAGGCCGTGGCCTTGTACCAGGAACTCCGGCCGGACGTGGTGACCATGGATATCACCATGCCGGAAATGGACGGCATTGCCGCCGTCAAGGCCATCAAGCAGATCGACCCCCAGGCGCGGATAATCATGTGCAGCGCCATGGGCCAGCAGTTGATGGTCATGGAAGCCATCCAGGCCGGCGCCCGGGATTTTATAGTCAAGCCCTTCCAGCAGGATCGGGTTCTCCAGTCCCTGGAAAAGGCCCTGGCCTAG
- the fliM gene encoding flagellar motor switch protein FliM has protein sequence MADVLSQAEIDALLQAMTSGEVQTEAIKEEAAPKAKKYDFRRPNKFSKEHLRTLYMIHENYGRLVANFLSAYLRANIQVKIVSVEQMTYEDFILSLPTPTLMNIFTMEPLKGSAVLETNMSFIFPIIDLLFGGRGEMVSQNRELTEIELHVLRRLNGRILEQLSYSWSDIQGITPKLENMETNPQFTQAISPNETVAVITLGTTVGQYEGLLNLCLPYLLLEPVISRLSASHWFAAGTEGEVRPDYRAVVEQILAGVPVELIAYIGRTRLPVRDFIQLQVGDVITLEKTVGEDLELYVDGHHKFQVQPGTVNKKIAVQVTEVV, from the coding sequence ATGGCCGACGTCCTGTCCCAGGCGGAAATTGACGCCCTTCTGCAGGCCATGACCAGCGGCGAGGTCCAGACCGAAGCTATCAAGGAAGAGGCCGCTCCCAAGGCCAAGAAGTACGATTTCCGCCGGCCCAATAAGTTTTCTAAGGAACACCTGCGGACCCTTTACATGATCCATGAGAATTACGGGCGCCTGGTGGCCAACTTCCTGTCGGCCTACCTGCGGGCCAATATCCAGGTCAAAATCGTCTCGGTAGAGCAGATGACCTACGAGGATTTTATCCTCTCCCTGCCGACGCCGACCTTGATGAATATCTTTACCATGGAGCCCCTGAAGGGTTCGGCTGTCCTGGAGACCAATATGAGTTTCATTTTCCCCATTATCGACCTGCTCTTCGGCGGCCGGGGGGAGATGGTGTCCCAGAACCGGGAATTAACGGAGATCGAGCTCCACGTCCTGCGGCGGTTGAACGGCCGCATCCTGGAGCAGTTGTCCTATTCCTGGTCGGACATCCAGGGCATTACGCCCAAACTGGAGAATATGGAGACCAACCCCCAGTTTACCCAGGCCATCTCCCCCAATGAGACCGTGGCCGTCATCACCCTGGGCACCACGGTGGGACAGTACGAGGGTCTCTTGAACCTCTGCCTGCCTTACCTGCTCCTGGAGCCCGTTATCTCTCGCTTGTCAGCCAGCCATTGGTTCGCCGCCGGCACCGAGGGGGAGGTCCGGCCCGATTACCGGGCGGTGGTGGAGCAGATCCTGGCCGGGGTGCCGGTGGAACTCATCGCTTATATCGGCCGGACCCGCCTGCCGGTACGGGATTTTATCCAGCTCCAGGTGGGGGATGTCATTACCCTGGAGAAAACAGTGGGCGAGGACCTGGAACTCTACGTCGACGGGCATCATAAGTTCCAGGTGCAGCCGGGGACTGTAAATAAAAAAATTGCCGTCCAGGTAACGGAGGTGGTATAA
- the fliY gene encoding flagellar motor switch phosphatase FliY, translated as MADFLSQEEIDALLSGKGGSPGSGATEPAATPSLEDALTDLEKDTLGEIGNISMGSAATALSQILNKRVLITTPTIKIMTPAELFATFQIPYVLVEVNFTDGLQGSNLLIIKVSDAAIIADLMMGGSGQGVTPELDEIKSSAVAEAMNQMVGSAATSMATIFQRSVKITPPHLTAVNFQNETYNSPWAAEQAIAVVYFRMEIEGLVDSQIMQVIPVEVARDEVDMLMNGNAAAPAADEEAAATGAVTPAPAATGAVAGAAAPAGENGPGSQMSGAGSYATGQVPLAPAITGAAPASPAPPVSGPQMPPPAGQPVLSSSTQGSGRSGSAAGGGARQGQVYGAPSRNIDLILDVPLDIEVILGSALKRIQDILSLAPGSIVELDRLAEEPVQITVNGTPIAQGEVVIVNENFGVRITHILEPQERINHLRQ; from the coding sequence GTGGCGGATTTTTTATCCCAGGAAGAGATAGACGCCCTGTTGAGCGGCAAGGGGGGCTCCCCAGGGAGTGGTGCAACGGAACCTGCCGCTACGCCCAGTCTGGAAGATGCCCTGACCGACCTGGAAAAAGATACTCTGGGGGAAATCGGTAATATCTCCATGGGCAGCGCGGCTACGGCCCTGTCCCAGATTCTCAATAAAAGGGTGTTGATCACCACCCCGACCATCAAGATTATGACCCCGGCGGAGCTGTTTGCCACCTTTCAGATTCCTTACGTCCTGGTGGAGGTAAACTTCACCGACGGCCTCCAGGGTTCCAACCTCCTGATTATCAAGGTCAGTGACGCGGCCATTATTGCCGACCTGATGATGGGCGGCAGCGGCCAGGGGGTAACCCCGGAACTGGATGAAATCAAGAGCAGTGCCGTGGCCGAGGCCATGAATCAAATGGTCGGCAGCGCCGCCACCTCCATGGCTACCATTTTCCAGCGCAGTGTCAAGATCACCCCGCCGCACCTGACGGCGGTTAATTTTCAAAACGAAACTTATAATTCACCCTGGGCTGCGGAACAGGCCATAGCTGTGGTTTACTTTCGAATGGAAATCGAGGGCCTGGTAGACAGCCAGATCATGCAGGTAATACCGGTGGAAGTGGCCCGGGACGAAGTTGATATGTTAATGAACGGTAATGCCGCGGCGCCGGCTGCAGATGAGGAAGCCGCGGCGACCGGTGCTGTGACCCCGGCACCGGCCGCCACTGGTGCGGTCGCCGGCGCGGCAGCCCCGGCAGGGGAAAATGGGCCTGGCTCCCAAATGTCGGGCGCCGGTTCTTATGCCACCGGCCAGGTGCCACTGGCACCGGCTATAACTGGTGCTGCCCCGGCCAGCCCGGCGCCGCCAGTTAGCGGCCCTCAGATGCCGCCGCCAGCCGGCCAGCCGGTACTTTCCAGCAGTACCCAGGGCTCCGGTAGAAGCGGAAGCGCGGCTGGAGGTGGTGCCCGCCAGGGACAGGTCTACGGCGCCCCGTCCCGCAATATTGACCTCATCCTGGATGTGCCCCTGGACATTGAGGTGATCTTGGGTTCGGCCCTGAAACGCATCCAGGATATCCTGAGCCTGGCCCCGGGGTCCATTGTCGAGCTGGACCGCCTGGCGGAAGAGCCGGTGCAGATCACCGTCAACGGCACCCCCATTGCCCAGGGGGAAGTAGTCATTGTTAACGAAAACTTTGGCGTGCGTATCACCCATATCCTGGAACCCCAGGAGCGTATCAACCACCTGCGCCAGTAG
- a CDS encoding small, acid-soluble spore protein, alpha/beta type produces MARRRGIMSDALKWELAKELGVADTVATEGWGGVPSRQCGNLVRLAIEKAEQSLVNNHL; encoded by the coding sequence ATGGCCAGAAGGCGCGGGATTATGTCCGATGCTCTGAAATGGGAGCTGGCCAAGGAGTTAGGCGTCGCCGACACCGTGGCCACTGAAGGGTGGGGCGGCGTGCCGTCCCGCCAGTGCGGCAACCTGGTCCGACTAGCCATTGAAAAAGCTGAACAGTCGCTGGTGAATAACCACTTGTAA
- a CDS encoding DUF1269 domain-containing protein: MAKTVIAVFSNEQVAKEAIEDLRRAGFDREISILARDQGREGGDREGGLNMGAGADAGGISDGMTTGGVLGGLAGLAAGAGALVIPGIGPLIAAGPIAGLLSGAATGGVAGGLIDWGIPETESREYENDIRQGKMLVSVRCDEQRADQANKILKDHGADQVRIH, translated from the coding sequence ATGGCAAAGACTGTGATTGCCGTCTTCAGTAACGAACAGGTGGCTAAAGAGGCTATTGAGGACCTGCGGCGGGCCGGTTTTGACCGCGAAATATCCATCCTGGCCCGGGATCAGGGCCGGGAGGGCGGTGACCGGGAAGGCGGCCTGAACATGGGTGCTGGCGCCGATGCCGGCGGCATCAGCGACGGCATGACCACCGGCGGTGTTCTCGGTGGCCTGGCCGGCCTGGCAGCCGGGGCCGGGGCCCTGGTAATCCCCGGTATCGGCCCCCTCATTGCCGCCGGCCCCATTGCCGGCCTCCTCTCGGGTGCGGCCACCGGAGGTGTCGCCGGCGGGCTCATTGACTGGGGCATCCCCGAAACCGAGAGCCGGGAGTATGAGAACGACATCCGCCAGGGCAAAATGCTGGTCTCTGTCCGCTGCGACGAGCAGCGGGCTGACCAGGCCAATAAGATTCTCAAGGATCACGGCGCCGACCAGGTCCGTATCCACTAG
- a CDS encoding geranylgeranyl reductase family protein: MQYDVLICGAGPAGSTCGRLLARQGFKVAIFDRARFPRYKPCGGGLTGKAQGELEKGWEDLVEDTTHEVVFYHRQEQPLRVTSDRPVVRMVSRERLDAWLLEGAIKAGVTVRDGYPLAVVTETETGVAVGGVDGHTWEGSFLVGADGARSLVRRSLPFQTGGTAGITLECEMPLDAGHLASYRGQVHLSYGGIPSGYGWVFPKGDHLSVGIGSFTRQVKGLRRYFDTFCRGLGLKVPANLRCRGAVIPAAGGQGGVFHTRRALLVGDAAGLVDPFSGEGIYYALRSGRLAATAIQTAADGGGGLEAYSRQLNDELLQPLHYARRIARVVYALTPVVHRLVTANPEVARRLVEVLFGGATYADLWHYLRERYAIFRLA; the protein is encoded by the coding sequence TTGCAGTACGACGTTTTAATCTGCGGCGCCGGCCCGGCGGGGAGTACCTGCGGTCGCCTGCTGGCCCGCCAGGGCTTTAAAGTAGCCATCTTCGACCGGGCGCGTTTTCCCCGCTATAAACCCTGCGGTGGCGGTCTGACGGGCAAGGCCCAGGGCGAGTTGGAAAAAGGCTGGGAAGATTTAGTAGAAGATACTACCCACGAAGTTGTTTTTTACCACCGCCAGGAACAGCCCCTGAGGGTGACCAGCGACCGGCCGGTGGTCAGAATGGTCAGCCGGGAGAGATTGGACGCCTGGCTCCTGGAGGGGGCGATAAAGGCCGGGGTGACGGTCAGGGATGGTTACCCATTAGCGGTGGTTACGGAAACGGAAACCGGGGTAGCGGTTGGGGGGGTGGATGGCCATACCTGGGAGGGAAGTTTCCTGGTGGGGGCCGACGGCGCCCGCAGCCTGGTGCGGCGCAGCCTGCCCTTTCAAACCGGCGGGACGGCCGGCATAACCCTGGAGTGCGAAATGCCGCTTGACGCCGGTCATCTGGCGAGTTACCGGGGCCAGGTTCACCTGAGCTATGGCGGTATTCCCTCCGGCTACGGCTGGGTCTTTCCCAAGGGTGACCACCTCTCGGTGGGGATAGGCTCCTTCACCCGCCAGGTTAAGGGCCTGCGGCGCTACTTCGACACCTTCTGCCGCGGCCTGGGGCTGAAGGTGCCGGCGAATTTGCGCTGCCGGGGGGCGGTTATTCCGGCGGCCGGCGGCCAGGGGGGCGTCTTTCATACCCGCCGCGCCCTTTTAGTCGGCGATGCCGCCGGTTTGGTGGACCCCTTTTCCGGCGAAGGTATCTACTATGCCCTCCGCAGCGGCCGCCTGGCGGCGACGGCCATCCAGACCGCTGCTGACGGCGGTGGTGGCCTGGAGGCTTACTCTCGCCAGTTGAACGATGAGTTATTGCAACCCCTGCACTACGCCCGGCGAATCGCCCGGGTAGTCTATGCCCTGACCCCGGTAGTCCATCGCCTGGTAACGGCCAACCCTGAGGTGGCCCGGCGTCTGGTGGAGGTCCTCTTCGGGGGCGCTACCTATGCCGACCTGTGGCACTACTTGAGGGAACGCTACGCCATTTTTCGTTTAGCCTGA
- a CDS encoding 4Fe-4S dicluster domain-containing protein: MERVELAGALRQHKALQEQFETASGVALRDCYQCGKCSAGCPVAFAMDYTPRQVIRLLQLGLAEEALRSRTPWLCASCQACYTRCPREVNLPRLMEAVRQEARRRGLINDKKVDIFDRAFLGTIERYGRAHEMGLMVQYNLQSGQPLKDALLAPPLLLKGKISPFPMKIKDVASVKNIFARARAQGGGRS; this comes from the coding sequence ATGGAACGGGTGGAATTAGCCGGCGCTTTGCGCCAGCATAAAGCCCTGCAGGAGCAGTTTGAGACCGCCAGCGGCGTTGCTTTAAGGGACTGCTACCAATGCGGCAAGTGTTCGGCCGGTTGCCCGGTGGCCTTTGCCATGGACTACACGCCGCGCCAGGTTATCCGCCTGCTGCAGCTGGGCCTGGCCGAGGAGGCTTTACGGAGCCGCACCCCCTGGCTCTGCGCCAGCTGCCAGGCCTGTTATACCCGTTGCCCCCGGGAAGTCAACCTGCCACGCCTCATGGAGGCTGTCCGCCAGGAGGCCCGGCGCCGGGGCTTGATTAATGACAAAAAGGTGGACATCTTTGACCGCGCCTTCCTGGGCACCATCGAACGCTACGGCCGCGCCCACGAAATGGGCCTCATGGTCCAGTACAACCTACAGTCGGGCCAGCCCTTGAAGGACGCCCTCCTGGCACCGCCCCTGCTCCTGAAGGGGAAGATCAGTCCTTTCCCCATGAAGATCAAGGACGTGGCGTCAGTGAAGAATATCTTTGCCCGGGCCCGGGCTCAAGGAGGTGGCCGTTCGTGA
- a CDS encoding CoB--CoM heterodisulfide reductase iron-sulfur subunit B family protein: protein MKYAYYPGCSLEATAKEYNQSAKLVARHLGVDLWEIPDWSCCGATAAHNNNHLLSLALPARNLALAEAEGLDVAVPCAACFNRLRAAEAAVRESEAMQATISQVIGREYRGTNRTRAFLDIMVNEVGLEKIKEQVVKPLAGLKLAAYYGCLLVRPPKLTAFDDPEDPMTMDRLIEALGGEAVTWSYKTECCGGSLATARGDIGVRMIYQVLRHARDAGAEGVVTACPLCFLNLDMREAQAAAAHGDQLQLPIFYFTELMGLALGYAPKDLGLTTHFVNPLPLLEAKEILRHPATRRETA from the coding sequence GTGAAATACGCCTATTACCCCGGCTGCTCCCTGGAGGCTACAGCCAAGGAGTACAACCAGTCAGCCAAGCTGGTGGCCCGGCACCTGGGGGTGGATTTGTGGGAGATCCCCGATTGGAGCTGCTGCGGCGCTACGGCCGCCCATAACAACAACCACCTGCTTTCCCTGGCCCTGCCGGCCCGGAACCTGGCCCTCGCCGAGGCCGAAGGCCTGGACGTGGCCGTACCCTGCGCCGCCTGCTTCAACCGCCTGCGGGCCGCCGAGGCGGCCGTGCGGGAATCGGAGGCAATGCAGGCCACCATTAGCCAGGTTATCGGCCGGGAGTACCGGGGGACGAACCGCACCCGGGCCTTCCTGGACATTATGGTCAACGAGGTGGGGTTGGAGAAGATTAAGGAGCAGGTGGTCAAGCCCCTGGCCGGCCTGAAGCTGGCTGCCTATTACGGCTGCCTGCTGGTGCGGCCGCCGAAGTTGACAGCCTTTGACGACCCGGAGGACCCCATGACCATGGACCGGCTAATTGAGGCCCTGGGGGGCGAGGCCGTTACCTGGTCCTATAAAACGGAGTGTTGCGGCGGCAGCCTGGCCACGGCCCGAGGGGACATTGGCGTCCGGATGATCTACCAGGTCCTGCGCCACGCCCGGGACGCCGGCGCTGAAGGCGTCGTCACCGCCTGCCCCTTATGCTTCCTGAACCTGGACATGCGGGAGGCCCAGGCGGCGGCAGCCCACGGCGACCAGCTGCAACTCCCCATCTTCTACTTTACGGAACTTATGGGCCTGGCCCTGGGCTACGCGCCCAAGGACCTGGGGCTTACCACCCACTTTGTTAACCCGCTGCCCTTGCTGGAGGCTAAAGAAATCCTGCGGCATCCGGCCACAAGGAGGGAAACAGCATGA
- a CDS encoding CoB--CoM heterodisulfide reductase iron-sulfur subunit A family protein encodes MKRIGVFICHCGTNIASVVDVKKVAETAKTFPGVAYATDYQYMCSDPGQELIRKAIKEQRLDRVVVASCSPRLHEPTFRKTVASAGINPYLFEMANIREQCAWVHARDKEKATAKAMDLVRAAVAKVGRDGPLQPDAIPVTKKALVIGAGIAGMQAALDIADTGYEVVLLDREPTIGGNMVKLDKTFPTLDCSAUISTPKMVAAAQHPHIKLMTYAEVENIAGYVGNFEVTIRQKARSVDPVKCTGCGTCWEKCPTKVDSEFDLGLGKRKAIYLPFPQAVPAVPVIDREHCRQFTKGKCGVCQKVCPAKAVDYEQQDQVITENFGAIVVATGYDLFKWEEVYGEYGYGKYPDVITGMHFERLNNASGPTGGKILRPSDGKEPQTVVFIKCVGSRDEAKGKSYCSRACCMYTAKHAHQVLEKIPDSQAIVFYMDIRTPGKAYEEFQQRSVHEGAVYVRGRVSRVFQEGDKLIVRGEDTLLGRQVEVAADMVVLATAMVPSAGWEDVAKMLGLQADKDGFFQEAHPKLRPVETFTAGVFLAGACQGPKDIPDTVAQASAAAVKVCQLFAKDEMATDPMIAAVDESICSGCAMCEKLCPYKAISIKTITERVAGKQVSRRVALVNNGLCQGCGTCSVACPSSAMNLRGFTNEQILAEVDAVCL; translated from the coding sequence ATGAAGCGCATTGGCGTCTTCATCTGCCACTGCGGCACCAATATCGCCTCGGTGGTGGATGTCAAAAAGGTGGCGGAAACGGCGAAAACCTTTCCCGGGGTGGCCTACGCCACTGACTACCAGTATATGTGTTCCGACCCCGGCCAGGAGCTGATCCGCAAGGCCATCAAGGAACAGCGCCTGGACCGGGTGGTGGTGGCCTCCTGCTCGCCCCGCCTCCACGAGCCGACCTTTCGCAAGACGGTGGCGAGCGCCGGGATCAACCCCTATCTCTTTGAAATGGCCAACATCCGCGAGCAGTGCGCCTGGGTCCACGCCCGGGATAAAGAGAAGGCTACCGCCAAGGCCATGGACCTGGTGCGGGCCGCCGTGGCCAAGGTGGGCCGGGACGGCCCCCTGCAGCCCGACGCCATTCCTGTAACCAAGAAGGCCCTGGTCATCGGCGCCGGTATTGCCGGTATGCAGGCGGCCCTGGATATCGCCGATACGGGCTACGAGGTGGTGTTGTTAGACCGGGAACCGACCATCGGCGGCAATATGGTCAAGCTGGACAAGACCTTTCCGACCCTGGACTGCTCTGCTTGAATAAGCACGCCGAAAATGGTTGCTGCGGCGCAGCACCCTCACATCAAACTCATGACCTATGCTGAAGTGGAGAATATCGCCGGCTATGTCGGCAACTTTGAAGTAACTATTCGCCAGAAGGCTCGCTCGGTGGATCCGGTGAAGTGTACCGGCTGCGGGACCTGCTGGGAGAAGTGCCCGACGAAGGTCGACAGCGAGTTCGACCTGGGTTTGGGCAAACGTAAGGCCATCTACCTGCCCTTCCCCCAGGCGGTGCCGGCAGTGCCGGTCATCGATCGCGAACACTGCCGCCAGTTCACCAAAGGTAAATGCGGCGTCTGCCAGAAGGTCTGCCCGGCGAAGGCCGTCGACTATGAGCAGCAGGACCAGGTTATTACCGAGAACTTCGGCGCCATTGTCGTGGCTACCGGTTATGACCTTTTTAAATGGGAAGAGGTTTACGGCGAGTACGGCTACGGCAAGTACCCGGACGTCATCACCGGTATGCACTTCGAGCGCCTGAACAACGCTTCCGGCCCCACCGGCGGCAAGATCCTGCGGCCCTCCGACGGTAAAGAACCCCAAACGGTGGTCTTCATCAAGTGCGTGGGTTCCAGGGACGAGGCCAAGGGTAAGAGCTACTGCTCCCGGGCTTGCTGCATGTACACGGCCAAACACGCCCACCAGGTGCTGGAGAAAATCCCCGATTCCCAGGCCATCGTCTTTTATATGGACATCCGGACCCCGGGCAAGGCCTACGAGGAGTTCCAGCAGCGCTCCGTCCACGAGGGAGCAGTCTACGTCCGCGGCCGGGTGAGCCGGGTCTTCCAGGAGGGCGACAAGCTCATCGTCCGCGGTGAGGATACCCTCCTCGGCCGGCAGGTGGAGGTCGCCGCCGATATGGTGGTCCTGGCTACGGCTATGGTCCCCAGCGCGGGCTGGGAGGATGTAGCCAAGATGCTTGGCTTGCAGGCCGATAAAGACGGTTTCTTCCAGGAGGCCCACCCCAAGCTGCGGCCGGTGGAGACCTTTACTGCCGGCGTCTTCCTGGCCGGGGCCTGCCAGGGACCCAAGGATATCCCCGATACCGTCGCCCAGGCCAGCGCGGCGGCCGTCAAGGTCTGCCAGCTCTTTGCCAAAGATGAGATGGCCACCGATCCCATGATCGCCGCCGTAGATGAGAGCATCTGCTCCGGCTGCGCCATGTGCGAAAAGCTCTGTCCTTACAAGGCCATTTCCATTAAGACCATTACGGAACGGGTAGCCGGCAAGCAGGTCAGCCGCCGGGTGGCGTTGGTGAACAACGGCTTGTGCCAGGGCTGCGGCACCTGCTCGGTGGCCTGCCCGTCCAGCGCCATGAATCTCCGTGGCTTTACCAACGAACAAATACTGGCGGAGGTGGATGCGGTATGTCTGTAG
- a CDS encoding hydrogenase iron-sulfur subunit: protein MSVAQAPGWEPKIVAFCCNWCAYAGADLAGLNRLQYPANVRVIRVPCSGRVNPQFVLRAFQRGADGVLVSGUHPGDCHYASGNYFTRRRFLLMQRVLQFMGLEPERLQARWVSGSEGPRFAQVITQITEEIRALGPNRKLRDGA from the coding sequence ATGTCTGTAGCCCAAGCGCCGGGCTGGGAGCCCAAAATCGTGGCCTTTTGCTGCAACTGGTGCGCCTACGCCGGGGCCGACCTGGCGGGCCTCAACCGCCTGCAGTACCCGGCCAACGTGCGGGTTATCCGGGTGCCCTGCTCGGGCCGGGTGAACCCCCAGTTTGTCCTGCGGGCCTTCCAGCGCGGGGCCGATGGGGTCCTGGTTTCCGGCTGACACCCGGGCGACTGCCACTATGCTAGTGGCAATTACTTCACCCGCCGCCGTTTCCTCTTAATGCAGCGGGTCCTGCAGTTTATGGGCCTGGAGCCGGAACGCCTCCAGGCACGCTGGGTGTCGGGCTCGGAGGGCCCCCGTTTCGCCCAGGTCATCACCCAGATAACCGAGGAAATCCGGGCCCTGGGGCCCAACAGGAAGTTGAGGGATGGCGCATGA